The following is a genomic window from Desulforhopalus sp..
CATTTGGTTTCATCTTGCAATAACAGGTTTGGTCATGCCCAAGGCGTTTAATCCGCTTGGTGGGTTCTGGAAAACATTCATGGACAATACCTCATTCATAGTGGCGGGAAGTCTGATCGACGGCAGCGGGGCTGGTGTGCGAAAGGATGTCTTTCTGGCGGTGCAGGAGGGAATCATAACCGCCATTGATTCCGTGGCACACCTTCCCCGCGTGGACGGAGCGGCCATAGCTGATCTCTCACACTGCACCATTCTGCCGCCCTTGGTTGACTGCAGTGTGGCCCTGTCGCGGTCGCCATCGGTGGCAAGAGATGTGCAGATCGCCTCTTCTCAGGCAGGCCTTGCCGAAAAGGCAGCCATGGTGGGGCGGCATATTCGCTACTGTCATGCCCACGGAGTGCTGGGAGTGGCTGAAAACGACGAGATATCCGATCTGATCGAACGCTGTTGGCAGGGGGTGGAGTTGGGCGGAATGATTGACATTCGGATCTCCGGCAATGGCTGCTTGAGCGAAAAGGGTTGTGCCGCAGGCGGAGCTACTGAAGGCAACTTTATTAGGATTAGCTATTCCGCAAGTATCGACGACGGCGATGATTCGTCTCCCCGACTTGATTATAATGACCTGTGCGGCATTCTTCAGGGCAGAGGCGGCAAGAAGGCAATCGTGGTGGCCAATGGTGCCCGGCAGGTAGCGGAGGCCCTTGCTGCTGGCTGCGATGCCATCGAACAGGGCTACGGCATGGGCGAGGACAACCTCCGCAAAATGGCGGAGAAGGGTGTTTTGTGGATTCCCAGCGTGCTGCGGGCCAAGAATGCCCTGGATGGTGCGGGGTCCGGCGGCGACGTATGCTGCCGTTTCTCCCAGCGCTATGTGGCCCCGGGCCAGGCGGTGCCGGGCGCCGAGGCATTTTGGCAGAAGGTGCTCGCCGAACAGCTCCGGCAATTGCGTTTTGCCAGAAATGCGGGAGTGGCTATGGCCCTTGGAACCGGAGCCGGCAGCACCGGCATACTCCATGGCGAGTCGATGCTTGAAGAGATGAAACTCTTTATTAAGGCCGGCTATTCCCTCCCCGAAACCATCCGCTGCGCCTCGGAAAACGGTGCGAGGTTCTTCGGTATGGAGGGCTTGGGGCAGCTTGCCGTCGGGCGGCGGACAACGTTTTTGATCACCAGGGGCGCAGTGCAACAACTACCGAGAAAGCTCTCCTACCTGGCAGGCATCTATGTTGATGGTGCGCCAAGTAGAGCATATAGCAAGATTCCTTTATAAGCGGAGATCCTATGTCATTGCCACAGTGGCAGGAACAACTGCCTGCAGCGAAAATCGTCACGGCGCAAGTGGCCCTGGAGTCGATTCACAATGGCTGCCGCGTCTTTATTGGTACCGGCTGCGGCGAGCCGCAGCACCTCATCCACGCCCTGGTCGCGGGCGGCGACAACCAGGACATCGTCATCTATCAGATGTTTTCCCACACCCTGGCGCAGTATGTCGATAATCCGGATTTTACCGAGCGTTTTTCCCTCAAGCTGTTTTTTATCAGCGAACCGATGCGCAAGGCGGTGTTTGAAGGCAAGATCGATTATCTGCCCACCTATCTTTCGCAGATTCCGAGATTATTCAAGAGCCATCGCATCGGTCTCGATATCGCCCTGGTTCAGGTCAGCCCCCCCGATGAATTCGGCTACTGCAGCCTTGGGGTTTCCGTCGATATCACCCGTTCCGCCCTGGAGAATGCCGAGCTGGTGATTGCCCAGGTCAATCCCTGCATGCCGCGGGCCTGGGGCGACAGCTTTGTGCATATCGACGCTATCGACTATTTTGTTCCCCATGAAGAGCCCTTGGTGACCTATGATCTCAATTTCCTGGGCGATCATATAAGCCGCCGCATCGGCCATTTTATCTCCCAGCTGATTCGCGATGGCGACACCCTGCAGATCGGTTTTGGCTCGTTGCCCAATGCCATCCTCAAGCACCTCGTCGACAAAAAGGACCTGGGCCTGCACACCCAGCTCATTACCGATGCCATGCTGCCGCTCTTTGAAAAAAAGGTCATCACCAATAAATTGAAGACCCTGCTGCCGCGGCGGGTCGTGGCCTCGTTGTGCATGGGTTCGGAAAAGCTGTATAACTACGTCAATGACAACCCGCTGTTTGATTTCCGCTCGTCGGAGTTCGTCAGCGATCCCCTGGTGATTGCCCGCAACGATAATCTCGTGTCCATCAGCTCGGCCCTGGAGGTGGATCTCACCGGCCAGGTCTGTTCCGACTCTCTCGGCTACCGTTTCTACAGCGGCATCGGCGACCAGGTGGATTTTCTGCGGGGGGCGGCCATGTCCAAGGGCGGCTTCTCGATCATCGCCCTGCCGTCCACGGCGCAAAATGGCACGGTTTCCCGGATTGTCTCACATCTGTCGGAGGGCGCCGGCGTTGCCACCACCAGAGGCGACGTCAATTTCGTGGTGACTGAATACGGTTGCGCCGAATTGCAGGGCAAGGGCATCTACCAAAGGGTCATCGAGCTGGCGCAGATCGCCCATCCCAAGTTCCGCGCGCAACTGATAGAGGCCGCCAAGAAGCACCATTATATCTTCGCCGACCAGCTGCCGCCGATGGAGCGTGATCTCATTTTTCTGGAAAAATACAACTGGCGGATCACCATGAAGAACGGCCAGAACGTGTCGATCCGGCCGCTGTACCCCTCCGACGAATTCGATTATCGTAACTTTTTCTACTCCTTGAAAGAGGAGA
Proteins encoded in this region:
- a CDS encoding amidohydrolase family protein — protein: MDNTSFIVAGSLIDGSGAGVRKDVFLAVQEGIITAIDSVAHLPRVDGAAIADLSHCTILPPLVDCSVALSRSPSVARDVQIASSQAGLAEKAAMVGRHIRYCHAHGVLGVAENDEISDLIERCWQGVELGGMIDIRISGNGCLSEKGCAAGGATEGNFIRISYSASIDDGDDSSPRLDYNDLCGILQGRGGKKAIVVANGARQVAEALAAGCDAIEQGYGMGEDNLRKMAEKGVLWIPSVLRAKNALDGAGSGGDVCCRFSQRYVAPGQAVPGAEAFWQKVLAEQLRQLRFARNAGVAMALGTGAGSTGILHGESMLEEMKLFIKAGYSLPETIRCASENGARFFGMEGLGQLAVGRRTTFLITRGAVQQLPRKLSYLAGIYVDGAPSRAYSKIPL
- a CDS encoding GNAT family N-acetyltransferase, with translation MSLPQWQEQLPAAKIVTAQVALESIHNGCRVFIGTGCGEPQHLIHALVAGGDNQDIVIYQMFSHTLAQYVDNPDFTERFSLKLFFISEPMRKAVFEGKIDYLPTYLSQIPRLFKSHRIGLDIALVQVSPPDEFGYCSLGVSVDITRSALENAELVIAQVNPCMPRAWGDSFVHIDAIDYFVPHEEPLVTYDLNFLGDHISRRIGHFISQLIRDGDTLQIGFGSLPNAILKHLVDKKDLGLHTQLITDAMLPLFEKKVITNKLKTLLPRRVVASLCMGSEKLYNYVNDNPLFDFRSSEFVSDPLVIARNDNLVSISSALEVDLTGQVCSDSLGYRFYSGIGDQVDFLRGAAMSKGGFSIIALPSTAQNGTVSRIVSHLSEGAGVATTRGDVNFVVTEYGCAELQGKGIYQRVIELAQIAHPKFRAQLIEAAKKHHYIFADQLPPMERDLIFLEKYNWRITMKNGQNVSIRPLYPSDEFDYRNFFYSLKEETIYKRFFYKMRLFSHEVAQQQWAEVDYHDNMSLIARVRKGDHQEVVAIGSYYREEYGYAEVAFVVHDDFQGQGLASQMLGFLEQIAKENKFIGFVATVLDENQAMFNVFAKRYPHAKLAPNLSGGFFVTMDFQPPAEGDGQ